The following coding sequences are from one Haemophilus haemolyticus window:
- the gltS gene encoding sodium/glutamate symporter — translation MSYTFSTYETLALASLVLLLGYFLVKRINVLKAFNIPEPVVGGFIVAIGLLIWHKVDGTSFNFDKNLQTTMMLVFFTSIGLSANFSRLIKGGKPLIVFLFVAGLLIICQNIIGIAGSLALGIHPAYGLLAGSVTLTGGHGTGAAWADTFVHQFNLQGATEIAMACATFGLVFGGIIGGPVARFLLNRQKQGENPENDEVDDVQEAFEHPTYKRKITSRSLIETIAMMSICLLIGQYLDAQTKGTALQLPTFVWCLFTGVIIRNILTNIFRFQVAESAIDVLGSVGLSIFLAIALMSLKLWELAGLAVDVLVVLAIQVAFMAAFAIFITYRAMGKDYDAVVLSAGHCGFGLGATPTAVANMQAVTSRFGPSHKAFLIVPMVGAFFIDLINAALLKISFAVVNMLA, via the coding sequence ATGAGCTATACTTTTAGCACGTATGAAACCCTTGCATTAGCGAGTTTAGTCTTGCTATTGGGCTATTTTTTAGTTAAACGCATTAATGTATTAAAAGCATTTAACATTCCAGAGCCAGTTGTTGGCGGCTTTATCGTTGCCATTGGTCTTTTAATTTGGCATAAAGTCGATGGAACATCCTTTAACTTTGATAAAAATTTGCAAACTACCATGATGTTAGTGTTCTTCACTTCCATTGGTTTAAGCGCAAACTTTTCCCGTTTAATTAAAGGCGGAAAACCACTTATCGTATTTTTATTTGTCGCTGGTTTATTGATTATTTGTCAAAATATTATTGGTATCGCAGGTTCATTAGCATTAGGTATCCATCCAGCATACGGTTTATTAGCGGGTTCTGTCACATTAACTGGCGGTCACGGTACGGGTGCAGCTTGGGCTGATACCTTCGTTCATCAATTTAATCTACAAGGTGCAACTGAAATAGCGATGGCTTGTGCAACCTTTGGTTTAGTCTTTGGTGGTATCATCGGTGGCCCTGTTGCACGTTTCTTATTAAATCGTCAAAAACAAGGTGAAAACCCTGAAAATGATGAAGTTGATGATGTTCAAGAAGCCTTTGAACATCCAACTTACAAACGTAAAATTACTTCACGTTCTTTAATTGAAACTATTGCAATGATGTCTATTTGTTTGCTTATCGGTCAATATTTAGATGCGCAAACAAAAGGTACAGCACTTCAATTACCAACTTTCGTATGGTGTTTATTTACTGGTGTTATTATCCGCAATATTCTAACGAACATTTTCCGCTTCCAAGTAGCTGAATCAGCTATTGATGTATTAGGTAGCGTAGGTTTATCTATTTTCTTAGCTATCGCATTAATGTCGTTAAAACTTTGGGAACTTGCAGGTTTAGCTGTCGATGTATTAGTCGTTCTTGCTATTCAAGTTGCATTTATGGCTGCCTTTGCAATCTTCATCACCTATCGTGCAATGGGTAAAGATTATGATGCTGTCGTATTAAGCGCAGGTCACTGTGGTTTCGGTTTGGGGGCAACTCCGACTGCAGTCGCAAATATGCAAGCTGTCACCAGCCGTTTTGGGCCATCACACAAAGCATTTTTAATCGTTCCAATGGTAGGTGCGTTCTTTATCGACCTAATCAACGCAGCATTATTGAAAATCTCATTTGCAGTTGTAAATATGCTCGCGTAA
- the parC gene encoding DNA topoisomerase IV subunit A encodes MTNINYEGIEQMPLRTFTERAYLNYSMYVIMDRALPFIGDGLKPVQRRIVYAMSELGLNATAKYKKSARTVGDVLGKFHPHGDSACYEAMVLMAQPFSYRYPLVDGQGNWGAPDDPKSFAAMRYTESRLSKISEILLSELGQGTVDYQPNFDGTLAEPQYLPARLPHILLNGTTGIAVGMATDIPPHNINEIADAAVMLLDNPKAELDEILEIVQGPDFPTEAEIISPKSEIRKIYEQGRGSIKMRATWKKEDGEIIISALPHQSSPSKVIAQIADQMTAKKLPMLEDIRDEADHENPIRIVLVPRSNRVDTDALMAHLFATTDLEKSYRVNMNMIGLDHKPAVKGLLEILNEWLSFRRITVTRRLQYRLDKVLSRLHILEGLMIAFLNIDEVIEIIRHEDDPKPELMARFNLSDEQADAILNLRLRHLAKLEENQLKAEQDELEKERLNLEAILGSERRLNTLIKKEIQEDAKKYASSRMSQLVEREEAKMISESDMTPAEPVTVILSEMGWVRCAKGHDIDPKSLSYKAGDNYRAHACGKSNQAVVFIDSTGRSYALDPLSLPSARSQGEPLTGKLNLPAGATIEYVVMASEQQKLLMASDAGYGFICKFEDLIARNKAGKALISLPENAKVMEPKTLANATALVVAMTSAGRMLIFPTKDLPALSKGKGNKIVTIPAANAKERSELLVRLLLISDQASLEFHSGKRKIVLKPEDLQKFRAERGRKGSTLPRGLHTNVEIVIIEP; translated from the coding sequence ATGACAAATATCAATTATGAAGGCATTGAGCAAATGCCTCTACGCACCTTCACCGAAAGGGCTTATCTCAACTATTCCATGTATGTCATCATGGATCGTGCGCTGCCTTTTATCGGTGACGGTTTAAAACCCGTTCAACGCCGTATTGTATATGCGATGTCTGAACTTGGCTTAAATGCTACGGCAAAATACAAAAAATCAGCCCGTACCGTCGGTGATGTACTCGGTAAATTCCATCCACATGGAGACAGTGCTTGTTATGAAGCGATGGTGTTAATGGCACAACCCTTCTCTTATCGTTATCCGCTCGTAGATGGTCAAGGTAACTGGGGGGCGCCAGATGATCCAAAATCTTTCGCGGCCATGCGTTATACGGAATCACGCCTATCTAAAATCTCAGAAATCTTGTTGAGTGAACTCGGACAAGGAACGGTAGATTATCAACCAAACTTTGATGGAACCTTGGCTGAACCGCAATATTTACCCGCTCGTTTACCTCACATTTTATTGAACGGAACAACAGGTATCGCAGTGGGTATGGCGACAGATATTCCACCGCACAACATTAATGAAATTGCTGATGCGGCAGTGATGTTGCTAGATAATCCTAAAGCGGAATTAGATGAAATACTTGAAATTGTTCAAGGTCCAGATTTTCCAACAGAAGCGGAAATTATTTCGCCAAAATCAGAAATTCGTAAAATTTACGAACAAGGCCGTGGCTCAATAAAAATGCGTGCAACTTGGAAAAAAGAAGATGGTGAAATTATTATCTCAGCACTTCCGCATCAATCTTCTCCCTCAAAAGTCATTGCACAAATAGCCGATCAAATGACGGCAAAAAAACTGCCAATGCTAGAAGATATTCGGGATGAAGCCGATCACGAAAATCCAATTCGAATTGTGCTAGTCCCTCGTTCAAATCGAGTCGATACTGATGCCTTAATGGCACATTTATTTGCGACAACGGATCTTGAAAAAAGTTACCGTGTAAATATGAATATGATCGGGCTTGATCATAAACCTGCGGTAAAAGGCTTATTAGAAATCTTAAATGAATGGCTTTCTTTCCGTCGTATAACCGTGACTCGTCGCCTGCAATATCGTTTGGATAAAGTGCTCTCCCGCTTGCATATTTTAGAAGGTTTGATGATAGCCTTTTTAAATATTGATGAGGTTATCGAAATTATACGTCACGAAGATGATCCAAAACCAGAGCTTATGGCACGCTTTAATTTAAGCGATGAACAAGCCGATGCAATTTTAAATTTACGCTTACGTCATTTAGCGAAATTAGAAGAAAACCAGCTAAAAGCTGAACAAGATGAACTTGAAAAAGAGCGGTTAAATTTAGAAGCAATTTTAGGATCAGAACGCCGTTTGAATACGCTTATCAAAAAAGAAATTCAAGAAGATGCGAAAAAATATGCTAGTTCACGGATGTCTCAACTGGTCGAACGTGAAGAAGCCAAAATGATCTCTGAAAGTGACATGACACCAGCAGAACCTGTTACTGTCATCTTATCAGAAATGGGCTGGGTACGTTGTGCTAAAGGACATGATATTGATCCTAAATCATTGAGCTACAAAGCGGGTGATAATTATCGAGCTCATGCTTGTGGCAAGAGTAATCAAGCCGTTGTATTCATTGATAGTACGGGGCGGAGTTATGCCCTCGATCCGCTTTCATTACCTTCAGCGCGTTCGCAAGGTGAACCCCTCACAGGTAAACTAAATTTACCAGCTGGTGCGACCATTGAATATGTCGTAATGGCCAGCGAACAGCAAAAATTATTGATGGCTTCTGATGCGGGTTATGGTTTTATTTGTAAATTTGAAGATTTAATTGCACGAAATAAAGCAGGAAAAGCCTTGATTTCTTTACCAGAAAATGCCAAAGTGATGGAGCCTAAAACGCTGGCGAATGCCACCGCACTTGTTGTCGCGATGACATCCGCTGGCAGAATGTTGATTTTCCCGACAAAAGATTTACCGGCATTATCAAAAGGCAAAGGCAATAAAATTGTGACAATTCCTGCAGCAAATGCAAAAGAACGCAGTGAATTGTTAGTGAGATTATTGCTCATTTCAGATCAAGCAAGTCTTGAATTTCATTCCGGAAAACGAAAAATTGTATTAAAACCGGAAGATCTGCAGAAGTTCCGTGCTGAACGAGGCAGAAAAGGTTCGACATTACCACGTGGATTACATACCAATGTTGAAATAGTGATAATCGAACCGTAA
- the parE gene encoding DNA topoisomerase IV subunit B, which translates to MTTNYSAQEITVLKDLEPVQIRPGMYTDTTRPNHLAQEVIDNSVDEALAGFATKIEVILHPDQSIEVTDNGRGMPVDIHPTEGVSGVEVILTKLHAGGKFSNKNYEFAGGLHGVGISVVNALSERVDIQVKRNGEVYKIAFENGNKVEELEVIGTCGRRTTGTTVHFKPNPKYFDSAKFSVSRLRHLLRAKAVLCSGLEIKFIDKVNNTQDIWLYEDGLSDYLIEAVNGFETLPEKPFVGKFKGTNEAVSWALLWLPEGGELIGESYVNLIPTIQGGTHVNGLRQGLLDAIREFCEFRNLLPRGVKLTADDIWDRCSYILSLKMQDAQFAGQTKERLSSRQSAVFVSGVLKDAFSLWLNQNVQDAEKLAEIAISSAQRRLRAAKKVVRKKLVSGPALPGKLADCGSQDLEKTELFLVEGDSAGGSAKQARDREYQAILPLRGKILNTWEVSPDQVLGSTEIHDIAVALGIDPDSNDLSQLRYGKVCILADADSDGLHIATLLCALFLRHFPKLVQDGHVYVAMPPLYRIDLNKEVFYALDENEKEAILDRLKNKKGKPNVQRFKGLGEMNPSQLRETTMDPNTRRLVQLTYDLEEDQGANTLELMDMLLAKKRSEDRKNWLQAKGDQVDLSV; encoded by the coding sequence ATGACAACCAATTATTCAGCTCAAGAAATTACCGTTCTTAAAGATCTCGAGCCGGTGCAAATTCGCCCCGGTATGTATACAGACACCACTCGTCCGAATCACCTCGCACAAGAAGTTATTGATAACAGCGTGGATGAAGCCCTTGCGGGTTTTGCCACAAAAATTGAAGTAATTTTACACCCAGATCAATCTATTGAAGTCACAGATAATGGTCGCGGTATGCCTGTAGATATTCATCCTACGGAAGGCGTTTCTGGCGTAGAAGTGATCCTGACTAAACTACATGCGGGTGGTAAATTCTCCAATAAAAATTATGAATTTGCAGGTGGTTTACACGGTGTGGGGATTTCTGTGGTGAATGCGCTTTCTGAACGCGTGGATATTCAAGTTAAACGCAATGGTGAAGTGTATAAAATTGCCTTTGAAAACGGCAATAAAGTAGAAGAATTGGAAGTTATTGGGACTTGTGGCAGACGCACAACGGGAACAACTGTTCACTTCAAACCGAATCCAAAATATTTTGACAGCGCAAAATTTTCCGTTAGCCGCCTACGCCATTTATTAAGAGCGAAAGCGGTACTCTGCTCAGGGCTTGAAATCAAATTCATTGATAAAGTAAACAATACTCAAGACATTTGGTTATATGAAGATGGTCTTTCCGATTACCTTATCGAAGCAGTTAATGGCTTTGAAACTCTTCCTGAAAAACCATTCGTTGGTAAATTTAAAGGAACAAATGAAGCGGTTAGCTGGGCATTACTTTGGTTGCCAGAAGGTGGCGAACTGATTGGCGAAAGCTACGTAAACTTAATTCCGACTATTCAAGGCGGAACGCATGTTAATGGCCTACGTCAAGGTTTATTAGATGCCATTCGTGAATTTTGCGAATTTAGAAATCTATTACCACGCGGCGTAAAACTTACCGCTGATGATATTTGGGATCGTTGTTCTTACATTCTTTCCCTTAAAATGCAGGATGCGCAATTCGCGGGGCAAACCAAAGAACGCTTATCATCACGCCAAAGTGCGGTCTTTGTCAGCGGTGTTTTAAAAGATGCGTTTAGTTTATGGCTCAACCAAAACGTACAAGACGCTGAAAAATTAGCAGAAATCGCGATCAGTTCCGCACAACGCCGATTACGAGCAGCCAAAAAAGTCGTACGTAAAAAACTTGTTAGTGGGCCTGCATTACCAGGAAAATTAGCGGATTGTGGCTCACAAGATTTAGAAAAAACAGAATTATTTTTAGTGGAGGGCGACTCTGCGGGCGGTTCAGCAAAACAAGCTCGAGATCGTGAATATCAAGCGATTTTGCCGTTACGTGGGAAAATCTTAAACACATGGGAAGTTTCCCCTGATCAAGTATTAGGTTCAACAGAAATTCACGATATTGCCGTTGCTCTAGGGATCGATCCTGACAGCAATGATTTATCACAACTTCGCTATGGTAAAGTATGTATTCTCGCGGATGCTGACTCCGATGGCCTGCATATTGCCACCCTCCTCTGCGCCCTGTTCTTACGCCATTTTCCGAAATTGGTACAAGACGGTCACGTTTACGTCGCAATGCCACCACTTTATCGCATTGACTTAAATAAAGAAGTCTTCTACGCATTAGATGAAAACGAAAAAGAGGCGATTTTAGATCGGTTGAAAAATAAAAAAGGCAAACCGAATGTTCAACGCTTTAAAGGTTTAGGTGAAATGAATCCATCGCAATTGCGTGAAACAACAATGGATCCTAATACGCGTCGCCTTGTTCAATTAACTTATGATTTAGAGGAAGACCAAGGCGCGAATACATTAGAACTCATGGATATGTTATTAGCGAAAAAACGTTCCGAAGACCGTAAAAATTGGTTACAAGCGAAAGGCGATCAGGTTGATTTATCTGTTTAG
- the htrB gene encoding lipid A biosynthesis lauroyl acyltransferase HtrB, which produces MKNEKLPQFQPHFLAPKYWLFWLGVAIWRSILCLPYPILRHIGHGLGWLFSHLKVGKRRAAIARRNLKLCFPDMPENEREAILQENLRSVGMAIIETGMAWFWSDSRIKKWSKVEGLHYLKENQKDGIVLVGVHFLTLELGARILGLHHPGIGVYRPNDNPLLDWLQTQGRLRSNKDMLDRKDLRGMIKALRHEETIWYAPDHDYGRKNAVFVPFFAVPDACTTTGSYYLLKSSQNSKVIPFAPLRNKDGSGYTVSISAPVDFTDLQDETAIATRMNQIVEKEIMKDITIYMWLHRRFKTRPDENTPSLYD; this is translated from the coding sequence ATGAAAAACGAAAAACTCCCTCAATTTCAACCGCACTTTTTAGCCCCAAAATACTGGCTTTTTTGGTTAGGCGTGGCAATTTGGCGAAGTATTTTATGTCTTCCTTATCCTATTTTGCGCCATATTGGTCATGGTCTCGGTTGGCTGTTTTCACATTTAAAAGTGGGTAAACGTCGAGCAGCCATTGCACGCCGTAATCTTAAACTTTGTTTCCCTGATATGCCTGAAAACGAGCGTGAGGCGATTTTGCAAGAAAATCTTCGTTCAGTAGGCATGGCAATTATCGAAACTGGCATGGCTTGGTTTTGGTCGGATTCACGTATCAAAAAATGGTCAAAAGTTGAAGGCTTACATTATCTAAAAGAAAATCAAAAAGATGGAATTGTTCTCGTCGGTGTTCATTTCTTAACGCTAGAACTTGGCGCACGCATTCTTGGTTTACATCATCCCGGCATTGGTGTTTATCGTCCAAATGATAATCCTTTGCTTGATTGGCTACAAACGCAAGGTCGTTTACGCTCTAATAAAGATATGCTTGATCGTAAAGATTTACGCGGAATGATCAAAGCTTTACGTCACGAAGAAACCATTTGGTATGCGCCTGATCACGATTACGGCAGAAAAAATGCTGTTTTTGTACCATTTTTTGCAGTGCCCGATGCTTGCACAACCACTGGTAGTTATTATTTATTGAAATCCTCACAAAACAGCAAAGTGATTCCATTTGCGCCATTACGCAATAAAGATGGTTCAGGCTATACCGTGAGTATTTCAGCGCCTGTTGATTTTACGGATTTACAAGATGAAACGGCGATTGCTACGCGAATGAATCAAATCGTTGAAAAGGAAATAATGAAGGACATAACAATATACATGTGGCTACATCGTCGTTTTAAAACACGTCCAGATGAAAATACGCCTAGTTTATACGATTAA
- the hldE gene encoding bifunctional D-glycero-beta-D-manno-heptose-7-phosphate kinase/D-glycero-beta-D-manno-heptose 1-phosphate adenylyltransferase HldE: MAQYSAEFKQAKVLVLGDVMLDRYWFGATNRISPEAPVPVVRVQENEERAGGAANVAMNIASLNVPVQLMGLIGQDETGSALSNLLEKQKIDCNFVALETHPTITKLRILSRHQQLLRLDFEEDFNNVDCKDLLAKLESAVKNYGALILSDYGKGTLKDVQKMIQIARKANVPVLIDPKGTDFECYRGATLLTPNMSEFEAVVGKCNTEEEIIEKGLKLISDIELTALLVTRSEKGMTLLRPNQEPYHLPTVAKEVFDVTGAGDTVISVLATALADGRSFEESCYLANVAAGIVVGKLGTSTVSTVELENAIHARPDTGFGIMNEAELKDAVAQAKARGEKIVMTNGCFDILHPGHVSYLENARKLGDRLIVAVNSDDSVKRLKGESRPINNLETRMAVLAGLASVDWLVPFTEDTPQRLIGEILPDLLVKGGDYNPEEIAGAKEVWANGGDVKVLNFENGCSTTNVIEKIKLLKD, encoded by the coding sequence ATGGCTCAATATTCAGCAGAATTTAAGCAAGCAAAAGTACTCGTATTAGGCGATGTGATGCTTGATCGTTATTGGTTCGGCGCAACGAACCGTATTTCACCAGAAGCACCTGTGCCAGTGGTTCGTGTACAAGAAAATGAAGAGCGCGCGGGGGGGGCTGCAAATGTAGCGATGAATATTGCTTCACTTAATGTACCCGTTCAGTTAATGGGGCTGATTGGACAAGATGAAACTGGTTCTGCGCTTTCTAATTTATTAGAAAAACAAAAAATCGATTGTAATTTTGTTGCATTAGAGACCCATCCAACCATTACTAAATTACGTATTTTATCTCGTCATCAACAGCTGCTCCGCCTTGATTTTGAAGAAGATTTCAATAATGTAGATTGCAAGGATTTATTAGCTAAGTTAGAAAGTGCGGTGAAAAATTACGGTGCTTTGATTCTTTCTGATTATGGTAAAGGCACGCTTAAAGATGTTCAGAAAATGATTCAAATTGCACGCAAAGCGAATGTACCTGTGTTGATCGATCCAAAGGGAACTGATTTTGAATGCTATCGTGGTGCGACATTATTGACACCAAATATGTCTGAATTTGAAGCTGTCGTGGGCAAATGCAATACAGAAGAAGAAATTATTGAGAAGGGTTTAAAATTAATTTCTGATATTGAATTAACCGCACTTTTGGTGACGCGTTCTGAAAAAGGAATGACATTATTGCGTCCAAATCAAGAACCCTATCATTTGCCAACCGTTGCAAAAGAAGTATTTGATGTGACGGGAGCCGGTGACACTGTCATTAGTGTATTAGCAACTGCATTAGCAGATGGACGTTCTTTTGAAGAATCTTGTTATTTAGCTAATGTTGCTGCAGGAATTGTGGTGGGGAAATTGGGTACTTCAACGGTTTCGACTGTGGAACTTGAAAATGCGATTCATGCTCGCCCTGACACTGGGTTTGGCATTATGAATGAAGCTGAATTAAAAGATGCTGTCGCACAAGCGAAAGCGCGCGGTGAAAAAATTGTGATGACTAATGGCTGTTTCGATATTTTGCATCCAGGGCATGTTTCTTATTTAGAAAATGCACGCAAATTGGGCGATCGTTTAATTGTTGCGGTAAACAGTGATGATTCAGTTAAACGCTTAAAAGGTGAAAGTCGCCCAATTAATAATCTTGAAACTCGTATGGCGGTATTGGCTGGTTTGGCATCAGTGGACTGGTTGGTGCCGTTCACCGAAGACACACCACAGCGTTTAATCGGCGAAATTCTACCAGATCTTTTAGTTAAAGGCGGAGATTACAACCCCGAAGAGATTGCTGGAGCAAAAGAAGTTTGGGCAAATGGCGGTGATGTTAAAGTGCTAAACTTTGAAAATGGTTGTTCAACAACAAATGTGATTGAAAAAATTAAATTATTGAAAGATTAG
- a CDS encoding AraC family transcriptional regulator: MPIRPNFAEKSTIIQQHKLKLDKSYFTQPTVIWVRRGRKILRWINGEKIIQAGEMVMLAGNQRFDVINEPDELGVYQADWLSIDNAVVERFFGLLSKPKTFESLFHLPVHPFIQQAFSIVSKALSSDEIPDRIVEIRLWELLAWLSEQGGVFNPFSTPSLKCQISKKISENFEYHWKIGDIAKLLNTSEATLRRHLAAEKTSFREVLTTVRMMRALNLLQLTQRPISQIAYEVGYESHSRFSVKFKQHFGCSPLEVRQSSAV; the protein is encoded by the coding sequence ATGCCCATTCGTCCTAATTTTGCTGAAAAAAGTACTATTATACAACAACATAAATTGAAACTAGATAAATCTTATTTTACGCAACCTACCGTTATTTGGGTTCGGCGTGGTCGGAAAATTCTACGTTGGATAAATGGAGAGAAAATTATCCAAGCTGGTGAAATGGTAATGTTGGCAGGAAATCAACGATTTGATGTGATTAATGAACCTGATGAACTAGGTGTATATCAAGCGGATTGGTTATCTATTGATAATGCAGTGGTTGAGAGATTTTTTGGGCTGCTTTCAAAGCCAAAAACCTTTGAAAGCCTGTTTCACTTGCCTGTACATCCTTTTATACAGCAAGCTTTTTCGATTGTTTCAAAAGCACTTTCCAGTGATGAAATTCCTGATCGTATTGTGGAAATTCGCTTGTGGGAATTACTAGCTTGGTTGTCGGAACAGGGTGGTGTATTTAATCCATTTTCTACCCCATCCTTAAAGTGTCAAATTAGTAAGAAAATTTCAGAAAATTTTGAGTATCACTGGAAAATTGGAGACATTGCAAAATTGTTAAATACCAGTGAAGCTACATTGCGCCGTCATCTCGCTGCAGAAAAAACATCGTTTCGGGAAGTATTAACTACAGTGCGAATGATGCGAGCGTTGAATTTGTTACAACTCACTCAACGCCCAATTTCACAAATCGCCTATGAAGTTGGCTATGAAAGTCATTCACGTTTTTCCGTGAAATTTAAACAACATTTTGGTTGTTCTCCGTTAGAGGTTCGGCAATCGAGTGCTGTTTAA
- a CDS encoding YbhB/YbcL family Raf kinase inhibitor-like protein: protein MKKIISTVFCSLIAGTSCANSSVFSINVPDLPKHGFHAKNLLSTDYGFGCNGGNLSPAISWTNAPKGTKSFVVTIYDKDAPTGIGWMHWVVANIPANTTALPEGIKADGTNLPQGALQTRTDFGVPGFGGACPPEGQKHRYEIKVTAVSVETLPNVTADTMPAVVGYFTKANALAEASIIVEHSR from the coding sequence ATGAAAAAAATAATCTCAACCGTATTTTGTTCGCTTATTGCTGGTACATCTTGTGCAAACTCATCAGTTTTTAGCATTAATGTGCCAGATTTACCTAAACACGGATTTCACGCTAAAAACTTGTTAAGTACCGATTATGGTTTTGGTTGCAATGGAGGAAATCTGTCACCAGCGATATCTTGGACAAATGCCCCGAAAGGGACGAAAAGTTTTGTGGTGACGATCTATGATAAAGATGCGCCAACAGGCATTGGCTGGATGCATTGGGTCGTTGCAAATATTCCTGCAAATACGACCGCTCTTCCTGAAGGCATTAAAGCTGATGGTACTAATTTACCACAAGGTGCGCTGCAAACCCGCACTGATTTTGGCGTGCCAGGCTTTGGCGGAGCTTGTCCACCCGAAGGACAAAAACATCGTTACGAAATTAAAGTCACAGCAGTAAGTGTAGAAACCTTGCCAAATGTGACGGCAGATACAATGCCTGCTGTAGTCGGTTATTTTACTAAAGCTAATGCCCTTGCCGAAGCTTCTATTATTGTGGAACATAGTCGTTAA
- the rpsO gene encoding 30S ribosomal protein S15, producing MSLSTEKKAAIVAEFGRDAKDTGSSEVQIALLTAQINHLQAHFAEHKKDHHGRRGLLRMVSRRRKLLDYLKRTDLALYQSTIARLGLRR from the coding sequence ATGTCTCTAAGTACTGAAAAAAAAGCAGCAATCGTTGCTGAATTTGGTCGTGATGCGAAAGATACTGGTTCTTCTGAAGTTCAAATCGCATTATTAACTGCACAAATCAACCACTTACAAGCTCACTTTGCTGAGCACAAAAAAGACCACCATGGTCGTCGTGGTTTATTACGTATGGTTTCTCGTCGTCGTAAACTTTTAGACTACTTAAAACGTACTGATCTTGCTTTATATCAAAGCACTATCGCTCGTTTAGGTTTACGTCGCTAA